The Candidatus Eremiobacteraceae bacterium genome segment TCCGCCAGCACTTCAGCCAGGTGCAATGTTGTCAATGCCGATGACCGATTGCGCAGCATCCCATCGACGTGCAGCATACAGCTCGGATCACCCGAGACGAGGAATTCGGCGCCGGTCGACATCGCATTGACGCACTTCGCTTCGCCCATCGACGTGGACAGCGCGTCGAACGAAACGCTGAACGACCCACCAAAGCCGCAGCACTCTTCGGCCATGGGCAAATCGATGAGGGTGAGATCGCGCACCGAGCGCAGCAGCGTGAGCGATGCGTCGACCGACCTCAGTTCGCGACGCGCGTGGCAGCCTTCGTGAAACGTGACGCGGTGAGGGAAGCGCGCGCCGACATCGCCGACTCCAAGCACACCGGTGAGAAACGACGCGAAATCGTAGACGCGATCGCCGACGGACGTAGCGCTAGACAACGGATCCATGTGCGCAAAGCCGGCTCGCGCCATCGCTGCGCACGATCCGGATGGCGTCACAATCCACGGATATTCATTGAAAACGTTCGCGAATCGCTGCGCGATCGCCGCGGCGAGCGGCCAATTGCCGGCATTGTACGCGGGTTGGCCGCAACACGTTTGTCCGGGCGGATACTCCACGTTGACGCCCAGGCGTTCTAGCACGGTCACTGCCGCCCGCGCAACCTCGGGATTGAACACGTCGACGAAGCACGGAACGAACAGCGCCACTGGCTCGCCGCGATGATAGGCTCGCGCATCGTTCATCGCTCCAGCGGTTCTGCCTTAAGCCGCATAGCCCCTTATCGCGCAAAACAAGTCGGGTTCACAGGGCGAGTTTGGCGCGCGGAGAAATTGACGCCGCTAGGTTTGGTCCGTCCAAAACCCTCGTGTCGACAAATTGGAGTAATCACGCATGCATATCCGATCCCGCGCTTTTTTCTGTGCGGCCGCCGTCGCGACGGTCGTTTTTCTTGGCAATGCACCCGTTCTTGCGGCGCCGCGGCCGGTGACGGCTGAAGACCTCTTCAAGCTTTCGCTTGTGTCGTCGGCGCAGATCTCGCACGACGGCAAGCGCGTGGCGTTCGTCGTGACGAAGCTCGACGGGCCGAAGAACACCTACCTCAACAACTTGTGGATCGTCGATGTCGAGAGCGGCAAAGTCTGGCAACTGACTCGCGGCGACAGCGACGGAGATCCATCGTGGTCGCCGGACGACCGCTGGCTCGCGTTCGACAGCGGACGTGCCGAGAAATCGCAGATATACAGAATCTCGCTCGGCGGCGGCGAAGCCCAGCGCATCACGAACGTCGCGGGAGGCGCGTTCGCACCGCAGTGGTCGCACGCGGGCACGCGCATACTCTTCCAATCTTCCACGACTCTCCCCATGCCGAAGACGAACGTGGACTGGAAAGCTGCAGGCTTCACACCGACGGACGACCAGCGCACGAGCGACGTCCGCACCATCAACGTGCTTCACTTCGAAGACAACGGCC includes the following:
- a CDS encoding (Fe-S)-binding protein is translated as MNDARAYHRGEPVALFVPCFVDVFNPEVARAAVTVLERLGVNVEYPPGQTCCGQPAYNAGNWPLAAAIAQRFANVFNEYPWIVTPSGSCAAMARAGFAHMDPLSSATSVGDRVYDFASFLTGVLGVGDVGARFPHRVTFHEGCHARRELRSVDASLTLLRSVRDLTLIDLPMAEECCGFGGSFSVSFDALSTSMGEAKCVNAMSTGAEFLVSGDPSCMLHVDGMLRNRSSALTTLHLAEVLAET